The following coding sequences lie in one Arabidopsis thaliana chromosome 3, partial sequence genomic window:
- a CDS encoding RING/U-box superfamily protein (RING/U-box superfamily protein; FUNCTIONS IN: zinc ion binding; CONTAINS InterPro DOMAIN/s: Zinc finger, RING-type (InterPro:IPR001841), Zinc finger, C3HC4 RING-type (InterPro:IPR018957); BEST Arabidopsis thaliana protein match is: RING/U-box superfamily protein (TAIR:AT1G49200.1); Has 8714 Blast hits to 8693 proteins in 277 species: Archae - 0; Bacteria - 0; Metazoa - 2221; Fungi - 538; Plants - 4826; Viruses - 53; Other Eukaryotes - 1076 (source: NCBI BLink).) — MFSEHLPSSSSQVFQEHFIDSFVSRKLLQQIPFAHNAQQAHVPDKNNLSGNVLMLLSILLCGIICSLGLHYIIRCAFIRSRSFMISDPISIPSTPRDSSVNKGIKKKALKMLPVVNYSPEINLPGVGEECVICLSDFVAGEQLRVLPKCNHGFHLRCIDKWLTQHMTCPKCRHCLVDTCQKVLSDCDAADQVAATATESIDIRISPLEPEARVATFRESS, encoded by the coding sequence ATGTTTTCAGAGCacttaccttcttcttcatctcaagTTTTCCAAGAACACTTCATCGACAGTTTCGTCTCCAGAAAATTGCTTCAGCAGATCCCATTTGCCCACAACGCTCAACAAGCTCATGTACCTGATAAGAACAACTTGAGCGGCAATGTTCTCATGCTGCTCTCTATCCTTTTGTGCGGTATCATCTGCTCCCTCGGGTTGCATTACATAATACGTTGTGCATTTATACGTTCTCGAAGTTTCATGATCTCTGATCCCATCTCTATCCCATCCACACCAAGAGATTCATCAGTAAACAAAGGgatcaagaagaaagctcTCAAGATGTTACCAGTTGTGAATTACTCACCTGAAATTAACCTGCCAGGGGTCGGTGAAGAGTGTGTCATCTGCTTGTCTGATTTTGTTGCTGGAGAACAGCTACGTGTACTTCCCAAGTGCAACCATGGATTCCACCTTCGCTGCATCGACAAATGGCTTACGCAACATATGACTTGTCCGAAATGCAGACACTGTCTGGTTGATACATGCCAAAAAGTCTTAAGTGACTGCGATGCAGCTGATCAAGTGGCAGCGACAGCAACGGAGAGCATAGATATCAGAATTTCTCCTCTAGAACCTGAAGCAAGAGTAGCCACTTTTAGAGAAAGCAGCTAG